ACGGCGAATAGGAAGCCTTTCCGGCGAAACGCAGAATCTCTTCCGTCACAAGGTCGAAATCCTTGGCCAGTTTCTCGGGCGGGCAGTTCTGATAGGGACGGTCAGGGAACTCGGCATACGCATGGAAAGCGAGTTTGAGCCAGTTCGCGTTGTCTGCCCATTCCGACCTGTACGAGGCCGGGAATTGCGCGAGCTCGAAGTCATTCTCCGGCGTTGTATAGAAGACGTTCAGCACGAACTTTGTCTTGTACTTCCGGTTCAACTTGCGGAGCCCGCCAAGATAGGGACTCTGGAACAGTGACTTGTATCGTTTCGCGGCGATATCGCGCAGGAAGAAACTGTTATCGTCAATGCCGAACCGGTAGCGCGGTTTCGAATACCGGTCCCAGACCACGCGGACACGGTGCTCGGTGCGGCCGGTAGCGCCATTGGCAACAGCGACGATGTCGGTCTCGGAGCCGCGGAGCGTGACTGCCGCGGTGAACCGTTCCCCCGCGCGCCGGGCGTAGACGCCGTTGACAGCGACCGGTTCGTCCACCGGCGCAGTGCCCCACACGGGAATCTCCAGACCGCCTTTCACTTTCCGGCCGTGCCGGTGGTTCAATACGGCTCCGTGGAATGGTTCGTGGATTCTCACCATGCGTCTTCCTCCATGTTCACAGGGGCAATTCGCGTCCCAGACCCTGCGTTTTCGCCACGCGATAAATACGGGCGGCGACCGCGATGTCTTCGATCGCCAAGCCGAGGTTTGCCGTCATTGTCAGCTCGTCACTGGATTGACGGGCCGGCTTCTTCCCCGCGACCAGTTCGCCCAGATCGCCGATGGGCTCGCGAATTCCGGCAAAATACCCTTGCCGGCTGTAGCCCATGAACTGTTCGACGTCGTCAGTGTAAAGTTTTCCGGCCGCGTTGAAGACTTCGGGTTTGATGTACGAGTCCAAATCCACGGCACTTAGAAAGACGCCCATCTTCAACCACGCCATTTCGACGACTGGCTTTGGATGCTGCAGAATGGGGCCACTGGTGACGACGATATCGGCCCCGCGCACGGCGTCTTCCGGGGTCTTGGCCACTTCAATGCGCATTTGCAGCGAATCGGCCATCTCGCACGCGTACCGTTCCGCGGTTTCGCGGCGGATATCGAACACCTTGGCAAACTCGAGCCCGGGGAAGACAATCTTCATTGCCGTGAGATTGCTGCGTCCCTGAACGCCGCAGGCGAGCATGGCGATCTGCCGGGAGTCTTTCCGGGCCAGGTACTTTGCGGCGACGGCGCTGGCCGCGCCAGTCCGCATTGCCGTGATCCACGCGCAATCCATGACGCTGAGGGGAATACCGGTTTCGGGGTCGTTCAAGATGAGCAGCCCGAGCACGTACGGCAACCCTTTGTCCAGGTTCGGCAGATATCGCGTGACCCATTTGATTCCCGCCACTTTCGCCAGGGGCACATACCCCGGCATCGCGTTAATGGCGGATTCGGGCATCGGGTGAACACC
The window above is part of the Candidatus Hydrogenedentota bacterium genome. Proteins encoded here:
- a CDS encoding ornithine cyclodeaminase family protein, encoding MSLEFLYLSRADVESIGLSMAEVVDAVEEVLREKGCGRVEMPPKRGVHPMPESAINAMPGYVPLAKVAGIKWVTRYLPNLDKGLPYVLGLLILNDPETGIPLSVMDCAWITAMRTGAASAVAAKYLARKDSRQIAMLACGVQGRSNLTAMKIVFPGLEFAKVFDIRRETAERYACEMADSLQMRIEVAKTPEDAVRGADIVVTSGPILQHPKPVVEMAWLKMGVFLSAVDLDSYIKPEVFNAAGKLYTDDVEQFMGYSRQGYFAGIREPIGDLGELVAGKKPARQSSDELTMTANLGLAIEDIAVAARIYRVAKTQGLGRELPL